The segment gttaactatggaggtgggtctagactcccgaaggtcattactagaagccacatgaaaccccacatacacgacctggtggtattattacacagggtgaaaggttcagctgatgtatgtttgttcaaagaatggatgtataggtacattgaaattatctcaaaaggtgaacaatggatggattgggtggagattattgccacttccctgagaagccagctcaaacacgccaaagagtctagagaagattttcgtatggcctcatatttgacttattgtattgcctgcacatgtgatctcgccgctcttccgcatgaggtatggaatgaggaaatgaccatcttccaatattgtccgttgttgcaaaaagacagagttctggaggatttccgtaaggtgcatgatatattgtttgaaaacatttatttggctctagaaggtgttcagatgccgtgactctcttctgaatcgctgaggctggttcaacattatgggaattcttttattcagtttcctaggttcacatatttgagagtcggagggtttgaggaagaacctgtgaggttgcctcgatatgcccttgattgtttcattttagccgaaTTGTGTAGGCAACTTTCTGCTGTCATTAAGGATAATCTCCCTCAGGAGAAATGGGAGACGGCTTTCCCTATTAAGCTGCACTCTTTGGTCTATAATAACATGAATGATGCTtccatcatcggaagcaatttgctgggattcaatcttggtttctaccacagcaggagaaacttcgatagtaaaggatatgcagctctgaccctcggccttgaaatcaactcatcaattgctccgcagctagaagatctatgggaagactgtgaaaatgaagaagaagtcttgaaaagggatcattctagactcaccttgcagcaaattagctctttcaaattgaagttcaaaacacagggaatcatcgaagatggttcatttttagttGAACCCGGATGGGAAGGATCAAACGAAGCAAAATTCTTGATAGTTGATTGGAGCAACGAGGAAGATGACGATATTAATTTGAGAGCCAAatccatattaacttatacggatgactggctgcaaaggaaaagaaatggaaacatcaatgagtcttctcctaaggtgatttctctctcggaaccgcttcaatctgacattccactttctcatgttgcaggtgatacattggcctcagataagaaaataaagtttccttcccaagtcacggctcctaggacgagatcccattccaggaacaaatctttgaagcagcctagttcccagaagcaggaaatgacatcaccagagcgggattcaagtgataagtccccttttcaagatgaagcagacgatgaagtccaattcattgaaacaccaaagatagatcaacccaatttcttgactccgattaaagatactcagatgatatcaaccactcccactgttcctttatggttgtcaaatttaatcaataagaaacggagtttacaaccagtggcctcgccagtaaaagatattgtcactaggtatgcggctagaggatctaaagcaaagaaaatgaaaacggatgcttgtctcactaaagATCCAGTAACGGGGAAAATCATAGCGGAGGTGGCTACTTATAAATAGAAAAGGGAatcaggggaaattgatgaggaaggattcaaagtcacttctattgaactaggtacccttaataggagtactggtaataatttctttaaattttctgctgatcacatgctcactcaatcagaaaaagattctaaagagaagaaagaattgaaagcaatggtggtgacgatggccacaGACATCAATTCACTGATTAATTTAGGGCCTAACTCAATAATCcagctgcctcagccattcgatccaaattctgtcgaaagccagcaattgatgaaacagaTGCAGAGGGGAAAATTGCTGTCTGACGTTGTGATTAGTTGGGTAAATAGCATATTAGAGCAAGGGAATAAGTTTATTTCCGAaattactagtatctattccgagggtgaagcattgctcagggagattcaaactttgataccagtatgggagacagaattgtcacggtgccaaaccatagtttcccgggtaactgaggttgaaaagtttggagttctcaaattcttaggtgaaaaccCCATGAAAGCCGTGGACCCGTGCACattatttatcctgaaaagtaatatgagttggaaggagtccatctacaaagaagccatcaaagaggtccaaggcatcaagaatcaaatcacagacatgcataaggaactggttaaagacatgaagattgtcaaccccacaggcatctTACGATTGGATGAAGgtagcatggacattgaagtgttaaccaaaagtttcaccgaagcagtTGAACAAATTAGAGATAAAGAAACgcccaaggtcgatgatttcacttcgttggcaggtataaaatccatgttgcgcctcaatgagaagctgatgccatgtcagagcctaaagatgaaTGAGTACAGGTGGCAGAAGGATGCATGTAGAGCCCAGCTGATGAGTTTACAGAACCCGCACTCACAGGCCACGCAGGAATTCATGTCTGCTTTccagagctggaagctggtacgACAAACCGTCGGAAATGAGGAGGAAGCCGACGAATATAGTGGGAACTGAATCGTCACCCGCTGGCGTTCTACCTTTTTGATAACTGCTTTCTAGTTtcataacggtttcttgtattaacctgatagggctgggttttaagggaggcccttcgggatttTAAAAACGACTATAAATGCTGGGGCATAAAACGGTCTTAGGGGATTAGCAATAGAGGAGAAAAGAATAGCAAGTTAAATATAGTTTTAAGATAGATTTTTCTGAAGTACAGTGatcaaggatagtatatgcatgttttagcttccaaagactttgtgcattgaagttggatatacatatatgaaaaattttgggttatgctttgaaactttgcattctgagtgttgaattattatcactttgtggagataattcggcgattcgaaatttccttattgctgttggttagtcgtaagttcatctatttcctgttttGATATATGTTCAAAATCTAGTAGAAAATCCATTCTTTGAGATAcattttgttgattatatgtatgtgaatcttttcatttgcgatctgtattttgtaattacctcactacctaagagtagttgagagaaccttatgcactttcaggaaaaaagtgtaattataaaagttgaattcattgtaaatcagataAGGGAGTTGTACCTGTAGAAAAATTCAAAGAGGAAGTTAAAGTAAaattaatactttctcaactgtagtgaatgattctgttctcttcataacattgggcatagagtaaattaaaagaaattaagtaagaggacaatctgttcaccaACAGTAAGATAAAATATGTTGGAGCATTACCTCTCAGGCCTATGCAAGTGGAGGCCCCTTTTCATCAGTGGGGTATTGATATTATTGGAGAAATCACTGAGAGGTCCAGTGGTGGACATAAATGGATATTGGTAGCTACAaactatttcactaagtgggtggaagccatcccCACAAGACAAGCAACCAATAAAGTGGTTATTGATTTACTAATAAACaatgttgtgaccaaatttggAGTCCCAGTAAGACTCATCATGGACAATTCTATTTGCTTCAGATTTGAAGAGTTAAAAAATTTTTATAAATCATATGGGATAAACATCTACataccacccacaaggaaatgggcaagttgAGTCCAGCAACAAGAGTATCATGAATATCATCAAGAGAACACTTGAGAAAAACAAAAGAGCTTGGGACTCTAAGTTGAAAATGGCACTCTGGGCAGATAAGATCATTGTTAAGAAGGCCATAGGAACATCTCCTTTTCAGTCGGTGTATAGATCTAAAGCAAGGATGCCAAAAAATAATCTATTGCATGTGTATAAGTTCATCCATGAAAATGACCTGGAAATGTTAGATCCGTTGGAGGAAAGGATGGAGATGCTTGCAGAATTAGATGAAAGTAGAGAAGATGCTCATAGGAAGAACCTGAAGCTGCAAAAAAAAGTAAGTACTTATTTGATAAGAAAGCATtagaaagaaaatttgaaataaatgATTTGGTGCTGCTCTAGAATGCTATAGCTCAAGATAAAGGCAAGCATGGCAAAGTTGAAGCCTTGTGGTTGGGGCCATTTGTTGTTACAGAGAAGAATGGTGAGGATTCATACTTCCTCACAGATATGAATGGTGAAATGTAGGAATTGTCAGTGCATGGACAGTTCCTTGAGCATTTATTCACTTGATGTTTTCCATTCATAATAGGTTTATCGTTTTTATATAGGTTAGATTAGGGTTTTGTAAATATTCGTGTATTTTTTGATTGGTCTATTGTCCCAGAGATCTGGATCCTCATTTTGACCTAGGTGGTCAAGCATCCCCAAGATAGAGCCATTGCTGGAAGTCTTTAAAAAAAGGTCTATTGTGTGCCTTGCCTGTGTGTTGgaacttagggtttagggtttttgaaaagggttttatGCCTATCAAGGTTTTTCCTTTGTTCTCCCAAGAAATGTTATGTTTTGTAGTTGACCTACCTTTGTCGATATCTGTGTTTTATGTTGTGATCAGAAGGGTTCTTTATCATGGGATTACCAGCCCGCGCGTTAGGAATCACCGCTTGAGGTCATCACTTTAATTTGTATTATATACTTTAAGTATTGTGGATCCTCATGGCTTAACCTTTCAAATTCCCCTAGGAAGGCCC is part of the Cryptomeria japonica chromosome 10, Sugi_1.0, whole genome shotgun sequence genome and harbors:
- the LOC131072509 gene encoding uncharacterized protein LOC131072509, producing MALWADKIIVKKAIGTSPFQSVYRSKARMPKNNLLHVYKFIHENDLEMLDPLEERMEMLAELDESREDAHRKNLKLQKKNAIAQDKGKHGKVEALWLGPFVVTEKNGEDSYFLTDMNGEM